ACAGTCGTGTTGGATGTGCCGCTCGCGCATCGCCACGCATCAGGAGACCCGCTACCGTGAACGCCGTGGATTTCAACCGGAAGTCCCCTGTGGTGATAATTGATAGGGATGACCTCGCCAGGCGCAGCCTGAGAGCCTGGGTCGAGGACGCGGGCTACGCGGCGCGCGAATACTCCATGGGATGTGAGGCACTGGAGGCGGACAGCGCGGAGTGGATGGCGGTCTGCCTGGAGCTGGATCTCGATGACATGGCGGGCATGGACGTGCTCCGGCATTTGCGTGCGCGCGACGCCACACTCCCCGTCATTGTCCTCACGCGCAAACTGCTGCTCGACACCGCGGTGGAGGCCACCCGGCTGGGGGCCTTCGCCTTCCTCGACAAGTCCGTGGCCGCGGCCCGGCTCGAGTTGACGCTGCAGAACGCAGCGAAGGCCCGCCGCATGCGAGGGCTGGTACCGCGGCGCTCCAAGGAGGGCGGTGAGGGGCCCTTCATTGGCGGTCTCGTGGGGCGCAGCGCCCCCATCCGGGCGCTGGCGCGGCAGTTGGATCGCATCCTCCAGTCCGAGGTGCCGGTGTGCATCCTGGGCGAGACGGGGACGGGGAAGGAGCTGGTGGCGCATGCCATCCACGAGCAGGGCCTGCGGGCCCGGGGGCCCTTCGTGGCCGTCAACTGCGCGTCCTTCTCCGAGTCACTCCTGGAGTCGGAGCTCTTCGGGCACGAGCGCGGCGCCTTCACGGGCGCGCTGTCCACGCACCGCGGCTGTTTCGAGCAGGCGCAGGGCGGGACCTTGTTCCTGGACGAGGTGGGGGAGATGAGCCCCGCCGTCCAGGTGCGCCTGCTGCGCATCCTGCAGGAGCGGGTGCTGCGCCGGGTGGGCAGCACCACGGAGGTGCGCGTGGACGTGCGCATCATCGCCGCCACCCACCGGGACCTGATGGCGGATGTGAAGGCGGGGCGCTTCCGCGAGGACCTGTACTACCGGCTCACCGTGTACCCGGTGCAGGTGCCTCCCCTGCGGGAGCGGGCCACGGACATCCTGTTGCTCGTCGACCACTTCCTGGAGAAGTTCGGCGGCTCGGCGCTCCGGTTGACGGACGAGGTGCGCGAGGCGCTCCTGGGCCACCGCTGGCCCGGCAACGTGCGTGAGCTGCAGAACGTCGTCCAGCGCGCGGTCCTGTCCTGTGACGGCACGCACATCGAGCTCGCGGACCTGCCGCCGGAGCTGCGCGTCCTGGTGCTGCCGCCCATCCCCGTCGCTCCCGCGTCCATGAGCGCCGTCTCCGCCGGCCCGTCCCATCCGCCTGACGCGGTGGTGCCGCTGCGCGAGCTGGAGCGCCGGGAGATCATCAAGGCCCTGACGGTGACGAACGGCAGCGTCACCCAGGCGGCCAAGCTGCTGGGGCTGGGCCGGGCCACGCTCTACCGCAGGCTCGCCGAGCTGCGCATCCCGTCCGAGCCCAGGCCCGAGGAGCGGCTCCCCCAGGTCTCCAGCCGGCCGCACTCCTGAGGCGGCTTCCGTCATGGGATGAGCCCCAGCAGGCGCAGCATTCTCTGGGCGAGCAACCACCGCTGCGCCAGCAACAAGGGGTCTCCCAGCGGGAGCAGGGGGCCGGCGCCATCCAGCGGAGCCAGCCCGTCCGGGGCGGCGATGGCGCCGCGAACCTCCAGGCCCTCGCCCACCACGGTCTCCGCCTCCACCACCGCGTTCACGATGGTCGCGCCGCGCTCGATGATGGAGCGCGGTCCGATGAGAGCGCCCGGCCCGACGCGCGCCCCGCTGGACACCAGCGCGCCAGGACCGATGAGCACCGGCGCGGACACCTCCGCGCCGGGCTGGAGCCGGGCGCCGCGCGCCACCCAGACGCCCGGCTCCCGCTCGGCCGCGTGGATGAGCAGGGAGGAGGTCCCCTCCGGTTGCGGCAGCCGCCCCAGCAACGCCTTGCACGCGAGCCGCAGCGCCGCGCCGGGCGTCTCGATGCGCGTGCCCCACCCGGGCAGGTCCTCCAACTCCACGGGACCGGTGGTCGCGGTGAACAGGTGCACCTCGGCCGGCGTGAAGGGCTCCACGGCGGGAGGGGGCGCCAGGCGGCCCACGCGCACGCCCCGGTCCGGCGCCCGGCGGTAGAAGGCCGCCAGGTCGGAGTTGCCGAGGACGGCGTCCGGCAGCACCAGGAAGGGCGCCTCGGCGGGAAAGCCCGCCGAGTCCGCGATGACGCCCGGCTGGAGCAACGAGGGCGTGGGGACGAACACCACGTTCCGGGCCAGCGCCTCCTGCTGGGAGACGACGTGCCGCAGCGCCTCGTCCCGGGCGTCGGAGCCGATGTCGATGGCCACCTTCTCGAAGCCCGCTTCGCGCAGCCACTGCAACTGGCGGGTGACGAGCGGGTGCCCGGCCACGGACAGCAACCCCGCGCCGGGAGTGGCGGCGCTCCGCTGGATGACGGCGAACACGGCGGTGTCACTCCCGTTGCTAGTAGGCCCCTCGGCCGGTGAGTACCGCGGGAATCGTCCTGGCCAGGATGCGCAGCTCCTGCCGCGGAGTGACGCGGTCGATGTACTCGAGGTCCAGCGACACCTGCTGCTCGAAGGAGAGGTCGCTGCGGCCCTCCACCTGCCACAGGCACGTCAGCCCGGGTCGCACCTCCAGCCGGCGCAGCTCGCGGGCGCGGTACTTCGCCACCTCACTCCAGAGCGTCGGGCGCGGGCCCACCAGCGTCATGTCCCCTCGCAGCACGTTCCAAAGCTGGGGCAGCTCGTCGATGCTGTACTTGCGCAGCACGCGGCCCACCCGGGTGGTGCGCGGGTCCACGCGCAGCTTGAAGCGCCCGCCGTCCACCGCGCCCGGCACCTGGGCGGCCAGTCGCGCCTTCTCCGCGTCCGCGCCCACGCGCATGGTGCGCAGCTTGAGGAGCTGGAAGGGGCGCCCGTGCTGACCGATCCGCTCCTGGCGGAAGAGGACGGGGCCGCGGCTGTCGAGCTTGATGAGGACGGCCGTCACCAGCAGCAGCGGAGAGACGAGCAGCAGGCCAACGCCCATCGCCAGGATGTCGATGAGCCGCCGCAGCACGGGGCCCAGCTCGACGGACAGCAGCGCCAGCGCTTGGCTCGCGCGCCGCGCCTTGGCCCGCATGCGTGCCGCGCGTCCGCGCAGGGCGGGGGGCAGGGCATCCCAGTTCCGGCGGAGGGCGGGCGGCTCGGTGATGAAGCAGAGAGAGGTCGTCTTCATGTCGTTGCGGCTCCCTGCGCGGCGCCCTTCGACGCTGCGGCCCCGGACCAGAAGCCCGGCACCTCGCCCACGCGATCCGGAGCGGTAGCAAGGTCGGTGCCGAGCCCCACCACCACCAGTCCGATGCGCCCCTCGCTCCCGAGCAACCGCCGCAGCGCCACCAACTCGAAGAGCGAGTGCGCGCCCGACGCGACGAGCACGAGCACCCGGTCGCACTGGCGGGCCGCGCGGCGAAGCGCCATGGCGCGCTCCGCCTCCTCCCATGGCACCACCCGCGCATCCTGCTCCGGGACGCCATCCCGGGCCGGGACGTTCCCCGCCCCGAGCCGGGACAGCAGCTCCCGCGCCGGCCCGGCCTGCGCCGCCGTCAGGGGCAACAGCAGCGTGGTGCCCTTCGCCTCGTCCAGCGCGGCGCGGAGGTCCGCGGCGAGATCCTCCAATCCTTCGGAGGTGGCGGGCCACGTCGTGGCGGCCACCACCGGGCCGTGGACCCAGAAGGAGAGCTCTGCCGGCGTCCACAACCTGAGGCCGCGCAGCGCGGAGGCGCCGAGGGCCACCGCGGCCAGCAGCGCGAAGAGGGGCGGCAGCAGGAGGGCCACCAGGCGGCGGTAGGACTTCGAGGGGAGCAGCGGCGGGGTGGCGGGGGTGAGGACGCGCAGCTCCACCTGCGGTTGGCGCACCTCGCTCTCCACCACCTTCTGGCGCGTCTTGAGGTCCGCCAGGCGCGCCGCGGTGAGCTGGACCTGCGCGAGCAGCACGCTGGCCTGGCCCTCGATGGAGGACAGGCGGGTGATGCGGTCGCGCACCGAGGACTCGACCTCGGCGTAGGAGCGCCACTTCTTCTGGGCCACCTCGCGCTGCGTGTCGACGTCGATCAGGCTGTTCTGGAGGAAGGTCCACGCGGGGTTGGTCCCCACCA
The sequence above is drawn from the Corallococcus sp. NCRR genome and encodes:
- a CDS encoding sigma-54-dependent transcriptional regulator; this translates as MNAVDFNRKSPVVIIDRDDLARRSLRAWVEDAGYAAREYSMGCEALEADSAEWMAVCLELDLDDMAGMDVLRHLRARDATLPVIVLTRKLLLDTAVEATRLGAFAFLDKSVAAARLELTLQNAAKARRMRGLVPRRSKEGGEGPFIGGLVGRSAPIRALARQLDRILQSEVPVCILGETGTGKELVAHAIHEQGLRARGPFVAVNCASFSESLLESELFGHERGAFTGALSTHRGCFEQAQGGTLFLDEVGEMSPAVQVRLLRILQERVLRRVGSTTEVRVDVRIIAATHRDLMADVKAGRFREDLYYRLTVYPVQVPPLRERATDILLLVDHFLEKFGGSALRLTDEVREALLGHRWPGNVRELQNVVQRAVLSCDGTHIELADLPPELRVLVLPPIPVAPASMSAVSAGPSHPPDAVVPLRELERREIIKALTVTNGSVTQAAKLLGLGRATLYRRLAELRIPSEPRPEERLPQVSSRPHS
- a CDS encoding sugar transferase, whose translation is MKTTSLCFITEPPALRRNWDALPPALRGRAARMRAKARRASQALALLSVELGPVLRRLIDILAMGVGLLLVSPLLLVTAVLIKLDSRGPVLFRQERIGQHGRPFQLLKLRTMRVGADAEKARLAAQVPGAVDGGRFKLRVDPRTTRVGRVLRKYSIDELPQLWNVLRGDMTLVGPRPTLWSEVAKYRARELRRLEVRPGLTCLWQVEGRSDLSFEQQVSLDLEYIDRVTPRQELRILARTIPAVLTGRGAY